One Kitasatospora sp. NBC_01266 genomic window carries:
- a CDS encoding RICIN domain-containing protein: protein MIRRFTSGPPTVLLAVAALVATLGLAAGAPQAHADTASPRAALPGAIVSLGDSAISGEGAGTDTNDGYFPGTDGPKDYCHRHPQSEIFDTGLSGLTAVDLACSGAQTGDLVSDPTLAQITGGGSGDYGEPKQDAQLAQTAAKYDVKMVVVTIGANDDFDFSGIMESCLGQYFPIPQSTGCRDTIGSATITQRAAKVIPKVTAAITDIRDTMRTAGYADGSYQLVFQSYFTPITPDIRANDYATKVAQGCPAFPEDLAWGHNWVVPTFDDALRQAAEAVPGVRFLDQRRVSYGHEVCAEWTTSPYEYTNGDVIDLSENTRNGCDYSIGILSLCENEIRQSYHLRVAGYQGEGNCLGEFYNDPSQQEAYCTLDQSDGTTIMPLTAGQPFGDVPEDGAWYQLTNAATGQVLDLSGGGTYGDSTDGRLAINYPADGGLNQSFVLEAKPGGSYQMDFSGNRSMCLDATGAVTTPGTQLEQWSCNGGGNQHWIFEPAGNGRYKLADSQNTGMIATVGADHDSQNNPIVELAADTGASAQLWQLTKLGIVYLHG from the coding sequence GTGATCAGGAGATTCACCTCAGGTCCCCCCACCGTGCTGCTGGCCGTGGCCGCGCTGGTCGCCACCCTGGGCCTGGCCGCCGGTGCCCCGCAGGCGCACGCCGACACCGCGAGCCCGCGGGCCGCGCTGCCGGGTGCGATCGTCTCGCTCGGCGACAGCGCCATCTCCGGCGAGGGCGCCGGCACCGACACCAACGACGGCTACTTCCCGGGCACCGACGGGCCCAAGGACTACTGCCACCGGCACCCCCAGTCGGAGATCTTCGACACCGGCCTGTCCGGCCTGACCGCCGTCGACCTGGCCTGCTCCGGCGCCCAGACCGGCGACCTGGTCAGCGACCCGACCCTGGCGCAGATCACCGGCGGCGGCAGCGGCGACTACGGCGAGCCCAAGCAGGACGCCCAACTCGCGCAGACCGCCGCCAAGTACGACGTCAAGATGGTGGTCGTGACGATCGGCGCCAACGACGACTTCGACTTCAGCGGGATCATGGAGAGCTGCCTCGGGCAGTACTTCCCGATCCCGCAGTCCACCGGCTGCCGGGACACCATCGGCAGCGCCACGATCACCCAGCGGGCCGCCAAGGTGATCCCCAAGGTGACCGCCGCGATCACCGACATCCGCGACACCATGCGCACCGCGGGCTACGCGGACGGGTCGTACCAGCTGGTCTTCCAGTCGTACTTCACCCCGATCACCCCCGACATCCGCGCCAACGACTACGCGACCAAGGTCGCCCAGGGCTGCCCCGCCTTCCCGGAGGACCTGGCCTGGGGCCACAACTGGGTGGTGCCGACCTTCGACGACGCGCTGCGCCAGGCCGCCGAAGCGGTGCCGGGGGTGCGCTTCCTGGACCAGCGCCGGGTCTCCTACGGCCACGAGGTCTGCGCCGAGTGGACCACCTCGCCGTACGAGTACACCAACGGCGACGTGATCGACCTCTCGGAGAACACCCGCAACGGCTGCGACTACTCGATCGGCATCCTCTCGCTCTGCGAGAACGAGATCCGGCAGTCCTACCACCTGCGGGTGGCCGGCTACCAGGGGGAGGGGAACTGCCTGGGCGAGTTCTACAACGACCCGTCCCAGCAGGAGGCCTACTGCACCCTCGACCAGTCCGACGGCACCACGATCATGCCGCTGACCGCGGGTCAGCCCTTCGGTGACGTGCCGGAGGACGGCGCCTGGTACCAGCTGACCAACGCGGCCACCGGGCAGGTGCTCGACCTGTCGGGCGGCGGCACCTACGGCGACAGCACCGACGGCCGGCTCGCCATCAACTATCCGGCGGACGGCGGCCTCAACCAGTCCTTCGTGCTGGAGGCCAAGCCGGGCGGCAGCTACCAGATGGACTTCAGCGGCAACCGGAGCATGTGCCTGGACGCCACCGGCGCCGTCACCACCCCAGGCACCCAGCTGGAGCAGTGGAGCTGCAACGGCGGCGGCAACCAGCACTGGATCTTCGAGCCGGCCGGCAACGGGCGGTACAAGCTCGCCGACTCGCAGAACACCGGCATGATCGCCACCGTCGGCGCCGACCACGACAGCCAGAACAACCCGATCGTCGAGCTGGCCGCCGACACCGGCGCCTCGGCCCAGCTCTGGCAGCTGACCAAGCTCGGCATCGTCTACCTGCACGGCTGA
- a CDS encoding glutamyl-tRNA reductase, producing the protein MSLLVVGLSHRTAPVTVLERAALTGEAPTRLLHDAAATATVSEAALLNTCNRIELYADVDKFHAGVAELSLLLAEHSGVDLEELTAHLYVHYEDRAVHHLFSVACGLESMVVGEGQILGQLRDALARAQEEHTAGRGLNELFQQALRVGKRAHSETGIDRAGQSLVTFGLDQIAAGAGEIAGKRALVVGAGSMSSLAAATLARAGVGDLMIANRTPERAERLAATLGARTVDFAKVPQALADVDLVISCTGSAGVVIQGADVAAAVAVRTASAPLAFLDLAMPRDVDHAVHELPGALLIDLESLSQVDAALPGAGDVAAVTGIVADEVAAFGAAQRAARIAPTVVALRAMASEVVGAELARLESRLPDLDERSRAEVAQTVRRVVDKLLHAPTVRVKQLAAEPGGASYAEALRELFDLDPGAVHAVSGTPVGPQAQPSSGSLAGGAAR; encoded by the coding sequence GTGAGTCTGCTCGTCGTCGGACTGAGTCACCGCACCGCCCCCGTCACGGTCCTGGAGCGCGCCGCGCTGACCGGGGAGGCACCCACCCGGCTGCTGCACGACGCGGCGGCCACCGCCACCGTCTCGGAAGCGGCGCTGCTCAACACCTGCAACCGGATCGAGCTCTACGCGGACGTGGACAAGTTCCACGCCGGTGTGGCCGAGCTCTCGCTGCTGCTCGCCGAGCACAGCGGGGTGGACCTGGAGGAGCTCACCGCGCACCTCTACGTCCACTACGAGGACCGCGCCGTGCACCACCTCTTCTCGGTGGCCTGCGGGCTGGAGTCGATGGTGGTCGGCGAGGGCCAGATCCTCGGCCAGCTACGCGACGCGCTGGCCCGCGCCCAGGAGGAGCACACCGCCGGGCGCGGCCTCAACGAGCTGTTCCAGCAGGCCCTGCGGGTCGGCAAGCGGGCGCACAGCGAGACCGGGATCGACCGGGCCGGCCAGTCGCTGGTCACCTTCGGTCTCGACCAGATCGCCGCCGGTGCCGGTGAGATCGCCGGCAAGCGGGCCCTGGTGGTCGGCGCGGGCTCGATGAGCTCGCTGGCCGCCGCGACCCTGGCCCGGGCCGGGGTCGGCGACCTGATGATCGCCAACCGCACGCCCGAGCGCGCCGAGCGGCTGGCCGCCACGCTGGGCGCCCGCACCGTGGACTTCGCCAAGGTGCCGCAGGCGCTGGCCGATGTGGACCTGGTGATCTCCTGCACCGGCTCGGCCGGCGTGGTGATCCAGGGTGCCGACGTGGCCGCCGCCGTGGCGGTGCGGACCGCGTCCGCGCCGCTGGCCTTCCTCGACCTGGCGATGCCGCGCGACGTGGACCACGCGGTCCACGAGCTGCCCGGTGCGCTGCTGATCGACCTGGAGTCGCTCTCCCAGGTCGACGCCGCGCTGCCCGGCGCGGGCGACGTGGCCGCCGTCACCGGCATCGTCGCCGACGAGGTGGCCGCCTTCGGCGCCGCCCAGCGGGCCGCGCGGATCGCGCCGACCGTGGTGGCGCTGCGCGCGATGGCCTCCGAGGTGGTCGGCGCCGAGCTGGCCCGCCTCGAGTCCCGACTGCCCGACCTGGACGAACGTTCGCGCGCCGAGGTGGCGCAGACCGTCCGCCGGGTGGTCGACAAGCTGCTGCACGCACCGACGGTGCGGGTCAAGCAGCTGGCCGCCGAGCCGGGCGGTGCCTCCTACGCGGAGGCGCTGCGCGAGCTGTTCGACCTCGACCCGGGCGCGGTGCACGCCGTGTCCGGTACGCCGGTGGGCCCGCAAGCGCAGCCCAGCAGCGGTAGTCTCGCGGGCGGAGCGGCCCGATGA
- a CDS encoding chaplin gives MRKFSKTLVLTTAAAGLVLGGAGLAAASSGAEGAAVGSPGVLSGNLIQVPVHVPVNLCGNTIDVIGLLNPAFGNTCVNNG, from the coding sequence ATGCGCAAGTTCTCGAAGACCCTCGTCCTGACCACCGCCGCCGCCGGCCTGGTGCTCGGCGGTGCCGGCCTGGCCGCCGCCAGCTCGGGCGCCGAGGGCGCTGCGGTCGGCTCGCCCGGCGTGCTCTCCGGCAACCTGATCCAGGTCCCGGTGCACGTTCCGGTCAACCTCTGCGGCAACACCATCGACGTGATCGGCCTGCTGAACCCGGCGTTCGGCAACACCTGCGTCAACAACGGCTGA
- a CDS encoding chaplin encodes MSVKKAAAVGAAVVGIVAAGAGTALASSGAEGVAAGSPGVISGNAIQVPIHIPVNLCGNSIDVVGLLNPAFGNTCANAG; translated from the coding sequence ATGAGCGTCAAGAAGGCTGCCGCTGTCGGCGCCGCCGTGGTCGGCATCGTGGCCGCGGGTGCCGGGACCGCCCTGGCCAGCTCCGGCGCCGAGGGTGTCGCGGCCGGTTCCCCCGGTGTGATCTCTGGCAACGCCATCCAGGTGCCGATCCACATCCCGGTCAACCTCTGCGGCAACAGCATCGACGTGGTCGGCCTGCTGAACCCGGCGTTCGGCAACACCTGCGCCAACGCGGGCTGA
- a CDS encoding bifunctional uroporphyrinogen-III C-methyltransferase/uroporphyrinogen-III synthase, translating into MSPTNTADRSGRCTFLGAGPGDPGLLTLRAVEVLAGADLLIADPLTAGAVRSHCPSSVQVHSPGPLDGESAEFDAASLSRLIADAVAAGKHVVRTVDGDPGLDGRAAEEMLLCAKAGTAFEVIPGVAQSVGVPAYAGVPLRGSNGADVRFVDGSALLAGAVLDLGAPETTLVVRTTLGQLPVTANALIANGRKPDAALCATLSGTTTRQRTFTSTLATIAADLKAARVLPSPVSAPVDPATSVIAVVGDQVAHRDSHSWFETKPLFGWNVLVPRTKEQATGLSEQLRSYGAVPQEVPTIAVEPPRTPQQMERAIKGLVTGRYEWIAFTSVNAVRAVREKFEEYGLDARAFAGIKVAAVGETTGQALVDFGVKPDLVPSGEQSAAGLLEDWPPFDPVFDPIDRVLLPRADIATETLVAGLVELGWEVDDVTAYRTVRASPPPAETREAIKGGGFDAVLFTSSSTVRNLVGIAGKPHNVTIIACIGPATAKTAEEHGLRVDVMAPAPSASALAQALAEFGAGRRDAATSAGEPVYRPSERRPGSRRKAR; encoded by the coding sequence ATGAGCCCCACCAACACCGCCGACCGCTCCGGACGCTGCACCTTCCTCGGTGCCGGCCCTGGCGACCCCGGTCTGCTCACGCTGCGCGCGGTCGAGGTGCTGGCCGGCGCCGACCTGCTGATCGCCGACCCGCTGACCGCGGGCGCGGTGCGCAGCCACTGCCCGTCGAGTGTCCAGGTGCACTCGCCCGGTCCGCTGGACGGCGAGAGCGCCGAGTTCGACGCCGCCTCGCTCTCCCGGCTGATCGCGGACGCGGTCGCGGCCGGCAAGCACGTGGTCCGCACCGTCGACGGCGACCCGGGCCTGGACGGCCGGGCGGCCGAGGAGATGCTGCTCTGCGCCAAGGCCGGCACCGCCTTCGAGGTGATCCCGGGCGTGGCCCAGTCGGTCGGCGTCCCGGCCTACGCGGGCGTCCCGCTGCGCGGCAGCAACGGCGCCGACGTGCGCTTCGTGGACGGCTCCGCGCTGCTGGCCGGCGCCGTGCTGGACCTCGGCGCCCCGGAGACCACCCTGGTGGTGCGCACCACCCTGGGGCAGCTGCCGGTGACCGCCAACGCGCTGATCGCCAACGGCCGCAAGCCGGACGCCGCGCTCTGCGCCACGCTCTCGGGCACCACCACCCGCCAGCGCACCTTCACCTCCACGCTGGCCACCATCGCGGCCGACCTGAAGGCGGCCCGGGTGCTGCCCTCGCCGGTCTCCGCCCCGGTGGACCCGGCCACCTCGGTGATAGCCGTGGTCGGTGACCAGGTCGCGCACCGCGACTCGCACTCCTGGTTCGAGACCAAGCCGCTGTTCGGCTGGAACGTGCTGGTGCCGCGGACCAAGGAGCAGGCCACCGGCCTGTCCGAGCAGCTGCGCTCCTACGGCGCGGTGCCGCAGGAGGTGCCGACCATCGCGGTCGAGCCGCCGCGCACCCCGCAGCAGATGGAGCGCGCGATCAAGGGCCTGGTGACCGGCCGCTACGAGTGGATCGCCTTCACCTCGGTCAACGCGGTGCGCGCGGTGCGCGAGAAGTTCGAGGAGTACGGCCTGGACGCCCGCGCCTTCGCCGGGATCAAGGTCGCGGCGGTCGGCGAGACCACCGGCCAGGCGCTGGTGGACTTCGGGGTGAAGCCCGACCTGGTGCCCAGCGGCGAGCAGTCCGCGGCCGGCCTGCTGGAGGACTGGCCGCCGTTCGACCCGGTCTTCGACCCGATCGACCGGGTGCTGCTGCCGCGCGCCGACATCGCCACCGAGACCCTGGTGGCCGGCCTGGTCGAACTCGGCTGGGAGGTGGACGACGTGACGGCCTACCGGACCGTGCGCGCCTCGCCGCCGCCGGCCGAGACCCGCGAGGCGATCAAGGGCGGCGGCTTCGACGCGGTGCTCTTCACCTCGTCCTCGACCGTGCGCAACCTGGTCGGCATCGCCGGCAAGCCGCACAACGTCACGATCATCGCCTGTATCGGCCCCGCCACCGCCAAGACCGCCGAGGAGCACGGCCTGCGGGTCGACGTGATGGCGCCGGCGCCGTCCGCCTCCGCGCTGGCCCAGGCGCTGGCAGAGTTCGGTGCGGGCCGTCGGGACGCCGCCACCTCGGCCGGTGAGCCGGTCTACCGGCCCAGCGAGCGCCGTCCCGGCTCCCGTCGCAAGGCGCGCTGA
- a CDS encoding HAD family hydrolase: MAALRRLTKVRRSPSERAALAGEAAADAAEQALREAAPLPPAAEQEQAGPPVDHPQGAAFFDCDNTILQGAAVFYLGVGLYRRNFFSRRDVAKFAWQQAWFRLHGTEDPGHIADAQHTALSLVAGKRTADLEAICEEIFEEIVAAKVWPGTRALVQMHLDAGQRVWLVTAAPQEVARVIARRLGMTGALGTVAEAVDGRYTGRLVGEMLHGPAKAAAVRALARREQLDLGRCAAYSDSANDIPMLSLVGHPFVVNPDGRLRKYARAHGWRVRDFRTGRKAARIGVPAAVLLGAAAGATVATIALRRKRR; the protein is encoded by the coding sequence ATGGCCGCGCTTCGAAGGCTCACCAAGGTAAGGCGTTCCCCCTCCGAGCGGGCTGCCCTGGCGGGCGAGGCCGCCGCCGACGCCGCCGAGCAGGCGCTGCGCGAGGCCGCGCCGCTGCCGCCGGCCGCCGAGCAGGAGCAGGCCGGGCCACCGGTGGACCACCCGCAGGGCGCCGCCTTCTTCGACTGCGACAACACGATCCTGCAGGGCGCGGCGGTCTTCTACCTCGGCGTGGGGCTCTACCGGCGCAACTTCTTCAGCCGCCGCGACGTGGCCAAGTTCGCCTGGCAGCAGGCCTGGTTCCGGCTGCACGGCACCGAGGACCCCGGGCACATCGCCGACGCCCAGCACACCGCGCTCTCGCTGGTGGCCGGCAAGCGGACCGCCGACCTGGAGGCGATCTGCGAGGAGATCTTCGAGGAGATCGTCGCCGCCAAGGTCTGGCCGGGCACCCGGGCCCTGGTGCAGATGCACCTGGACGCCGGGCAGCGGGTCTGGCTGGTCACCGCCGCGCCGCAGGAGGTGGCCCGGGTGATCGCCCGCCGGCTCGGCATGACCGGCGCGCTCGGCACGGTGGCCGAGGCGGTGGACGGCCGCTACACCGGGCGGCTGGTCGGCGAGATGCTGCACGGCCCGGCCAAGGCGGCGGCGGTGCGGGCGCTGGCCCGGCGCGAGCAGCTGGACCTCGGCCGGTGCGCCGCGTACAGCGACTCGGCCAACGACATCCCGATGCTCTCGCTGGTCGGGCACCCCTTCGTGGTCAACCCCGACGGACGGCTGCGCAAGTACGCGCGGGCGCACGGCTGGCGGGTGCGGGACTTCCGCACCGGCCGCAAGGCGGCCCGGATCGGCGTGCCCGCGGCGGTGCTGCTCGGCGCCGCGGCCGGCGCCACGGTCGCCACCATCGCGCTGCGCCGCAAGCGGCGCTGA
- a CDS encoding redox-sensing transcriptional repressor Rex — protein sequence MRRTPVGRQTRARGIPEATVARLPLYLRALTALSERSVPTVSSEELAAAAGVNSAKLRKDFSYLGSYGTRGVGYDVEYLVYQISRELGLTQDWPVVIVGIGNLGHALANYGGFASRGFRVAALLDADPSVVGSSAAGLPVRHMDELESIVESQQVSIGVITTPPGAAQQVCDRLVEAGVTSILNFAPTVLTVPDGVDVRKVDLSIELQILAFHEQRKAGEEPEDEREEEPTPSRAANPVRAAAAKLRRAAGGTAKPEAKQEKSEKAKNAENERPAVMPA from the coding sequence ATGCGCCGCACCCCTGTGGGACGTCAGACCCGTGCCCGCGGCATCCCCGAGGCCACCGTGGCCCGACTGCCGCTGTACCTGCGCGCACTGACCGCGCTCTCCGAGCGCTCGGTGCCCACCGTCTCATCCGAGGAACTGGCCGCCGCGGCCGGGGTCAACTCGGCCAAGCTGCGCAAGGACTTCTCCTACCTCGGCTCCTACGGCACCCGGGGCGTCGGCTACGACGTCGAGTACCTCGTGTACCAGATCTCCCGTGAGCTCGGTCTCACCCAGGACTGGCCGGTCGTGATCGTCGGGATCGGGAACCTGGGGCACGCGCTGGCCAACTACGGGGGCTTCGCCTCCCGCGGCTTCCGGGTGGCGGCCCTGCTGGACGCCGACCCGTCCGTGGTCGGCAGCAGCGCGGCGGGCCTTCCGGTGCGGCACATGGACGAACTGGAGTCCATCGTGGAGAGCCAGCAGGTCTCCATCGGTGTGATCACCACTCCGCCGGGCGCCGCCCAGCAGGTCTGCGACCGGCTGGTCGAGGCGGGCGTCACCAGCATCCTGAACTTCGCGCCGACCGTGCTGACGGTTCCGGACGGCGTGGACGTGCGCAAGGTGGACCTCTCGATAGAGCTGCAGATCCTGGCCTTCCACGAGCAGCGCAAGGCCGGCGAGGAGCCGGAGGACGAGCGCGAGGAGGAGCCGACCCCCAGTCGCGCCGCCAACCCGGTGCGCGCCGCCGCGGCCAAGCTGCGCCGCGCGGCCGGTGGCACCGCCAAGCCCGAGGCGAAGCAGGAGAAGAGTGAGAAGGCGAAGAACGCCGAGAACGAGCGGCCCGCGGTGATGCCGGCATGA
- a CDS encoding rodlet layer protein — MLKKVLATAGLATAAIAMSAAPSMAIGDADGSAASVQGNGGTNATGTHGDHSPNFHTLDNPNICLPEIHHVQVGLIPVQVDVPVLNQQQHQICNVGQTTQSNGDAPLSHLIG; from the coding sequence ATGCTGAAGAAGGTTCTCGCCACCGCCGGTCTGGCCACCGCCGCCATCGCGATGTCCGCCGCCCCCTCGATGGCGATCGGCGACGCCGACGGCTCGGCCGCCTCGGTCCAGGGCAACGGCGGCACCAACGCCACCGGCACCCACGGCGACCACAGCCCGAACTTCCACACCCTGGACAACCCGAACATCTGCCTGCCGGAGATCCACCACGTCCAGGTCGGCCTCATCCCGGTCCAGGTCGACGTGCCGGTCCTCAACCAGCAGCAGCACCAGATCTGCAACGTCGGCCAGACCACCCAGTCCAACGGCGACGCCCCGCTGTCGCACCTGATCGGCTGA
- the hemC gene encoding hydroxymethylbilane synthase encodes MNGQLSTQQGQLDAETIPLRLGTRRSALAMAQSGMVAREVSRLTGREVELVEITTYGDTSREQLAQIGGTGVFVSALRDALLAGRIDFAVHSLKDLPTAAPEGLVLAAVPEREDARDALVAREGLGLEALVEKCAGRAARIGTGSPRRMAQLNAWAAAQGVEIETVPIRGNVDTRIGFVDSGELDAVVLATAGLNRLGRAAEISEHLAPELMLPAPGQGALALECRADAPELVAALGRLDHPATRTAVVAERALLAALEAGCSAPVAALARLSGENELRLEGVVGTVDGATLLTMSTTGPLAFDETAERQARALGHALAARLLDGGAAGLMGERV; translated from the coding sequence ATGAATGGTCAACTGAGCACGCAGCAGGGCCAGTTGGATGCCGAAACGATACCGCTGCGGCTCGGCACCCGGCGCAGCGCGCTGGCCATGGCCCAGTCGGGGATGGTCGCTCGCGAGGTCAGCCGGCTGACCGGCCGCGAGGTCGAACTGGTGGAGATCACCACGTACGGCGACACCTCCCGCGAGCAGCTCGCGCAGATCGGCGGCACCGGAGTCTTCGTCTCCGCGCTGCGCGACGCGCTGCTCGCGGGCCGGATCGACTTCGCCGTGCACTCGCTCAAGGACCTGCCGACCGCCGCCCCCGAGGGCCTGGTGCTGGCCGCCGTGCCCGAGCGCGAGGACGCCCGGGACGCCCTGGTGGCCCGTGAGGGGCTCGGCCTGGAAGCCCTGGTCGAGAAGTGCGCCGGGCGCGCCGCCCGGATCGGCACCGGCTCCCCGCGCCGGATGGCCCAGCTGAACGCCTGGGCCGCCGCCCAGGGCGTCGAGATCGAGACGGTGCCGATCCGCGGCAACGTCGACACCCGGATCGGCTTCGTCGACAGCGGCGAGCTGGACGCCGTGGTGCTCGCCACCGCCGGCCTCAACCGGCTGGGCCGGGCCGCCGAGATCAGCGAGCACCTGGCGCCCGAGCTGATGCTCCCGGCCCCCGGTCAGGGCGCCCTGGCGCTCGAGTGCCGGGCCGACGCCCCCGAACTGGTCGCCGCCCTCGGTCGGCTCGACCACCCCGCCACCCGCACCGCCGTCGTCGCGGAGCGCGCCCTGCTGGCCGCGCTGGAAGCCGGCTGCTCCGCCCCGGTGGCCGCGCTGGCCCGGCTGAGCGGCGAGAACGAACTGCGGCTGGAAGGCGTCGTCGGCACTGTCGACGGCGCCACCCTGCTGACGATGTCCACCACTGGTCCGCTCGCGTTCGACGAGACGGCCGAGCGGCAGGCGCGGGCCCTGGGCCACGCGCTGGCCGCCCGGCTGCTCGACGGCGGAGCGGCCGGTCTGATGGGGGAGCGAGTCTGA
- a CDS encoding chaplin has translation MRKLVHGAFGAAAAAALILGGASIASADAGAQGVAAGSPGVLSGNLIQVPVHVPVNLCGNSIGLVTVLNPAFGNTCVNA, from the coding sequence ATGCGCAAGCTCGTCCACGGCGCGTTCGGCGCGGCCGCCGCCGCTGCCCTGATCCTCGGTGGCGCCTCCATCGCCTCCGCCGACGCTGGTGCCCAGGGTGTCGCGGCCGGCTCCCCCGGTGTGCTCTCGGGCAACCTGATCCAGGTCCCGGTGCACGTTCCGGTCAACCTCTGCGGCAACAGCATCGGCCTGGTCACCGTGCTGAACCCGGCGTTCGGCAACACCTGCGTCAACGCCTGA
- the hemB gene encoding porphobilinogen synthase yields the protein MSFPANRPRRLRSTPAVRRLVAETRLHPAEFILPVFVREGIDEPVPVSSMPGVVQHTRDTLRKAAVEAAEAGLGGIMLFGVPLTKDAVGSAGTDPNGILQLAIRDVVAEVGDQLVVMSDLCLDEFTDHGHCGVLAADGSVDNDATLERYAEMAVVQAEAGVHMVGPSGMMDGQVGVVRRALDAAGHQDVAVLAYTAKYASALYGPFREAVSSSLKGDRKTYQQDLANSREALRELELDLAEGADLVMVKPAMPCLDILRQVADRSPVPVAAYQISGEYAMVEAAAANGWIDRERTILETLTSIRRAGAEQILTYWAVEAARML from the coding sequence TTGTCTTTCCCTGCCAATCGGCCCCGCCGGCTCCGCTCGACCCCGGCGGTGCGCCGCCTGGTCGCGGAGACCCGGCTGCACCCGGCCGAGTTCATCCTGCCGGTCTTCGTCCGCGAGGGCATCGACGAGCCGGTGCCGGTGAGTTCGATGCCGGGTGTGGTGCAGCACACCCGCGACACGCTGCGCAAGGCGGCGGTGGAGGCGGCCGAGGCCGGCCTCGGCGGGATCATGCTCTTCGGCGTGCCGCTGACCAAGGACGCGGTGGGCTCGGCGGGCACGGATCCGAACGGCATCCTGCAGCTGGCGATCCGCGACGTGGTCGCCGAGGTCGGTGACCAGCTGGTCGTGATGTCGGACCTGTGCCTGGACGAGTTCACCGACCACGGCCACTGCGGGGTGCTGGCCGCCGACGGCTCGGTGGACAACGACGCGACCCTGGAGCGCTACGCCGAGATGGCCGTGGTGCAGGCCGAGGCCGGGGTCCACATGGTCGGCCCGTCCGGGATGATGGACGGTCAGGTCGGCGTGGTCCGCCGGGCGCTGGACGCGGCGGGCCACCAGGACGTCGCCGTGCTCGCCTACACCGCCAAGTACGCCTCGGCGCTCTACGGCCCGTTCCGGGAGGCGGTCAGCTCCTCGCTCAAGGGCGACCGCAAGACCTACCAGCAGGACCTGGCCAACTCCCGGGAGGCGCTGCGCGAGCTGGAACTGGACCTCGCCGAGGGGGCCGACCTGGTGATGGTCAAGCCGGCCATGCCCTGCCTGGACATCCTGCGCCAGGTGGCCGACCGCTCGCCGGTGCCGGTGGCGGCCTACCAGATCTCCGGTGAGTACGCGATGGTCGAGGCCGCCGCGGCGAACGGCTGGATCGACCGTGAGCGGACCATCCTGGAGACCCTCACCTCGATCCGCCGCGCCGGGGCCGAGCAGATCCTGACCTACTGGGCCGTCGAGGCGGCCCGGATGCTGTAG
- a CDS encoding glutaredoxin family protein: protein MTPLLRRAKNPADRTVTLIGKPDCHLCEQAREVIVRVTGELGAGFEERDITQDEELYRKYWEQIPVTLVDGRQHDFWRVDETRLRTALTR, encoded by the coding sequence GTGACTCCACTCCTGCGCCGTGCCAAGAACCCCGCCGACCGGACCGTGACGCTGATCGGCAAGCCCGACTGCCATCTCTGCGAGCAGGCCCGGGAGGTGATCGTGCGGGTCACCGGTGAGCTCGGGGCCGGTTTCGAGGAGCGGGACATCACCCAGGACGAGGAGCTCTACCGCAAGTACTGGGAGCAGATCCCGGTGACCCTGGTGGACGGCCGCCAGCACGACTTCTGGCGGGTCGACGAGACCAGGCTGCGCACCGCGCTCACCCGCTGA
- a CDS encoding chaplin, whose amino-acid sequence MQTKKIAVLTTVAAGLVLGAAGAANASAGAEGVAAHSPGVASGNAIQVPVHIPVNLCGNTVDVIGVLNPAFGNTCANVEPQHHHDDDC is encoded by the coding sequence ATGCAGACCAAGAAGATCGCCGTACTGACCACCGTGGCCGCCGGCCTGGTGCTCGGTGCCGCGGGCGCCGCCAACGCCAGCGCGGGTGCGGAAGGCGTCGCCGCCCACTCCCCCGGTGTCGCCTCCGGCAACGCCATCCAGGTGCCGGTGCACATCCCGGTCAACCTCTGCGGCAACACGGTCGACGTGATCGGCGTGCTGAACCCGGCGTTCGGCAACACCTGCGCCAACGTCGAGCCCCAGCACCACCACGACGACGACTGCTGA
- a CDS encoding rodlet layer protein, with protein MIKKTLASVGLVAAAMAAGVTPAMAIGDSDGSGASVQGNGGTNATGTWGNHSPNFHFLDNPNICLPEIHHVQVGLVPIQADIPVGNQQLHQVCNVGQPTQANGDGAVSHLIG; from the coding sequence ATGATCAAGAAGACCCTGGCCTCCGTCGGCCTGGTGGCCGCCGCCATGGCCGCCGGCGTGACCCCCGCGATGGCGATCGGCGACTCGGACGGTTCCGGTGCTTCGGTGCAGGGCAACGGCGGCACCAACGCCACCGGCACCTGGGGCAACCACAGCCCCAACTTCCACTTCCTGGACAACCCGAACATCTGCCTGCCGGAGATCCACCACGTCCAGGTCGGCCTCGTTCCGATCCAGGCGGACATCCCGGTCGGCAACCAGCAGCTGCACCAGGTCTGCAACGTCGGCCAGCCCACCCAGGCGAACGGCGACGGCGCCGTCTCGCACCTGATCGGCTGA